A genomic segment from Deinococcus sp. YIM 77859 encodes:
- a CDS encoding CBS and ACT domain-containing protein: MLVKDWMTPNPVTVTPDTPVMDALKILKERGFRRLPVMEGEQLVGITTRKDLKDAMPSKATTLSVWELNYLLSKLTVSEMMARPVITAQEDEYMEDAALRMQEHGVGGLPVLNEAGRMTGIITITDVLRAFVDIMGLKEGGTRLTLDMPDQPGSLARAAQAAQPSNIISVATYGHTTAGGQPRRRFVMRVTGEGAQDVRARVQAAGIDVLG, translated from the coding sequence ATGCTCGTCAAAGACTGGATGACGCCAAACCCGGTGACCGTCACCCCCGACACGCCTGTGATGGACGCCCTCAAGATCCTCAAGGAGCGGGGCTTTCGCCGACTGCCGGTGATGGAGGGGGAGCAGCTGGTGGGCATCACAACCCGCAAAGACCTCAAGGACGCGATGCCCAGCAAGGCAACCACCCTAAGCGTCTGGGAACTGAACTACCTGCTGAGCAAACTGACCGTCTCCGAGATGATGGCCCGCCCGGTGATCACCGCTCAGGAGGACGAGTACATGGAAGACGCTGCGCTGCGCATGCAGGAACACGGCGTCGGCGGTCTGCCCGTGCTCAACGAGGCTGGACGCATGACCGGCATCATCACCATCACGGACGTGCTGAGGGCCTTTGTCGACATCATGGGGCTGAAGGAGGGGGGCACCAGGCTCACCCTGGATATGCCCGACCAACCCGGCAGCCTGGCCCGCGCCGCACAGGCCGCGCAGCCCAGCAACATCATCAGCGTCGCGACCTATGGCCACACCACCGCAGGGGGGCAGCCTCGCCGCCGCTTCGTGATGCGCGTGACCGGCGAGGGGGCCCAAGACGTACGGGCACGTGTGCAGGCCGCGGGAATTGACGTGCTGGGCTAG
- a CDS encoding electron transfer flavoprotein subunit alpha/FixB family protein, whose protein sequence is MILIVAEHASGKLAKSTLEMITAARESGREGPVTVLVLGQGVADVANEAARYADQVLVADLPQLAGYNAELWAAAAAQIAREGEAHTVIIGGSRSGREYAPRVAVKLDAPYLEDVIALKANGSALQAQRYTYLARVTETVEAEGPVVVVTVKPGSFAPAQPAAAAGEQYDVELELPAPRVEVTGKSVEKSSRVALTEADIIVTGGRGVGSPENFAAYVEGLADRLGAGVGATRAVVDAGWRPYAEQVGQTGKTVQPKAYIALGVSGAVQHLSGMGKSRYIVAINKDAEAPIFKVADYGIVGDVNQIVPALIEAARK, encoded by the coding sequence ATGATTCTGATCGTCGCCGAACACGCGAGCGGCAAGCTCGCCAAGTCCACCCTGGAAATGATCACCGCCGCCCGCGAGTCGGGCCGTGAGGGTCCGGTCACGGTCCTCGTTCTCGGCCAGGGGGTTGCCGATGTGGCCAACGAGGCCGCGCGGTACGCCGATCAGGTGCTGGTTGCGGATCTGCCGCAGCTCGCGGGGTACAACGCCGAGCTGTGGGCCGCTGCTGCCGCGCAGATTGCGCGTGAAGGCGAGGCCCATACGGTGATCATCGGTGGCAGCCGCTCGGGCCGTGAGTACGCGCCGCGCGTCGCCGTGAAGCTCGACGCCCCGTACCTGGAGGATGTCATCGCCCTCAAGGCGAACGGCAGCGCCCTCCAGGCGCAGCGCTACACCTACCTCGCCCGCGTCACGGAGACCGTGGAGGCGGAGGGTCCGGTGGTTGTGGTAACGGTGAAGCCCGGCTCCTTTGCGCCCGCTCAGCCCGCCGCTGCCGCCGGGGAGCAGTACGACGTGGAGCTTGAGCTCCCGGCTCCGCGTGTGGAGGTCACCGGCAAGAGTGTCGAGAAGAGTAGCCGTGTGGCGCTTACCGAGGCGGACATCATCGTGACTGGCGGGCGCGGCGTGGGGAGCCCCGAGAACTTTGCCGCCTACGTCGAGGGCCTGGCGGACCGGCTGGGGGCCGGGGTGGGCGCGACCCGCGCGGTGGTGGACGCGGGCTGGCGCCCCTACGCCGAGCAGGTGGGGCAGACCGGCAAGACCGTGCAGCCCAAGGCGTACATCGCGCTGGGCGTGAGCGGCGCCGTGCAGCACCTCTCGGGCATGGGCAAGAGCCGGTACATCGTCGCCATCAACAAGGACGCCGAGGCGCCCATCTTCAAGGTCGCGGACTACGGGATCGTCGGGGACGTGAATCAGATCGTGCCCGCCCTGATCGAGGCCGCCCGGAAGTAA
- a CDS encoding OmpH family outer membrane protein: MKNAFLILPLALLATVPQAQQKTHRLGFVDVQQAVAALPGSSAYLNLSKKVDADLKARQQNIQTLAAKAASTRSAADRQALQKAQQSFLSAQKGYQQRLSTEFKPLASRINAAVASVARANGYTVVMDRRVAAQTSLVVYANNQDTDLTAAVVKALKK; this comes from the coding sequence GTGAAAAACGCGTTTCTGATCCTGCCGCTGGCCCTGCTGGCGACCGTACCGCAGGCACAGCAGAAAACACACCGTCTGGGCTTTGTGGATGTGCAGCAGGCGGTTGCAGCGCTGCCCGGGAGCAGCGCGTACCTCAACCTCAGCAAAAAGGTTGACGCTGACCTCAAGGCCAGGCAGCAAAACATCCAGACGCTCGCCGCCAAGGCCGCCAGCACCCGCAGCGCCGCTGACCGCCAGGCGCTCCAGAAGGCGCAGCAGTCGTTTCTGAGCGCCCAGAAGGGTTACCAGCAGCGTCTGTCCACTGAATTCAAGCCCCTCGCGAGCAGGATTAACGCAGCGGTCGCCAGTGTCGCCAGGGCGAACGGCTACACGGTGGTGATGGACCGCCGGGTGGCCGCACAGACGAGCCTGGTCGTGTACGCGAATAACCAGGACACCGACCTGACGGCGGCTGTGGTCAAGGCGCTCAAGAAATAA
- a CDS encoding class I SAM-dependent rRNA methyltransferase produces MTKARQLASVTLQPGAVRRITGRYPFGHAGDIAAADAGITPGEVVEVRAPGGAVIGRGYFNPEGATPLRMLTWEREAIDLHFFRSRVRAALARRAGRITGTNALRVLHAEADGMPGVVADRFADVLSVQFRNAGAERHRELILRALREETGAAAAFERSDTGERRREGLALRTGVLWGDVPERVTFFEDDLTLHFSPMAAQKTGFFLDQRDNRRLLRSLLSAGEAFLDVYSYTGGFSLHAARAGATPVAIDKDQVALGVLEREARENGLNVGVRWGDALETLAALEREGRVFGAAVLDPPTLAKRKEDVPRAKRIFTEGAERVLRMLQPGGHLLISTCAHYIRVDDLLDAARVAAGEARRDAEVLAITYQPADHPHLLSVPESLYLKSILLRSLS; encoded by the coding sequence ATGACCAAGGCAAGGCAACTCGCCAGCGTGACCCTCCAACCGGGGGCGGTGCGGCGCATCACTGGCCGCTATCCTTTCGGCCACGCGGGAGATATCGCGGCAGCAGACGCGGGCATCACGCCCGGGGAGGTGGTGGAGGTCCGTGCGCCCGGCGGCGCTGTGATCGGGCGCGGCTACTTCAACCCGGAGGGCGCAACGCCCCTGCGGATGCTGACCTGGGAGCGCGAGGCGATCGACCTCCATTTTTTTCGTTCGCGGGTGCGCGCGGCGCTGGCACGGCGAGCGGGCCGCATCACCGGAACGAACGCCCTGCGGGTGCTTCACGCCGAGGCGGACGGAATGCCCGGGGTGGTGGCCGACCGGTTCGCGGACGTGCTGAGCGTGCAGTTTCGGAATGCGGGGGCCGAGCGTCACCGCGAGCTGATCCTGCGGGCCCTGCGCGAGGAGACGGGTGCCGCCGCCGCCTTTGAGCGCAGTGACACGGGGGAACGCCGCCGCGAGGGGCTGGCCCTGCGCACCGGTGTGCTGTGGGGTGACGTGCCCGAGCGTGTCACCTTTTTTGAGGATGACCTGACCCTGCATTTCTCCCCCATGGCAGCGCAGAAAACCGGCTTTTTTCTCGATCAGCGCGACAACCGCCGCCTGCTGCGTTCGCTGCTCTCCGCGGGCGAGGCGTTCCTCGACGTGTACTCGTACACGGGCGGCTTCAGCCTGCACGCGGCCCGTGCAGGGGCAACCCCGGTCGCGATCGACAAGGATCAGGTTGCGCTGGGTGTGCTGGAACGCGAGGCACGCGAAAACGGCCTGAATGTCGGGGTGCGCTGGGGCGACGCCCTGGAGACGCTCGCGGCGCTGGAACGCGAGGGACGGGTGTTTGGCGCGGCGGTTCTCGATCCACCCACCCTCGCCAAACGCAAAGAGGACGTACCGCGCGCCAAACGCATCTTTACCGAAGGGGCCGAGCGGGTTCTGCGGATGCTTCAACCGGGAGGGCACCTCCTCATCAGCACCTGCGCCCACTACATCCGAGTGGATGACCTGCTCGATGCAGCACGCGTGGCGGCGGGCGAGGCCAGGAGGGACGCCGAGGTCTTGGCGATCACCTACCAGCCCGCCGACCATCCGCACCTGCTGAGCGTGCCCGAAAGTCTCTACCTCAAGAGCATCCTGCTGCGCTCACTCTCCTAG
- the holA gene encoding DNA polymerase III subunit delta produces the protein MPLMAFSGNRFLAEEALRDTLMARGLSPRDLPRLAGEEVTADTIAPLLAPSLFGDGGVIVDLAGTKPDKALLELLASAPVTVAVLDEAPPAGRVKLYESRGEHYPSAAPQKTGDVAGWAAQRARRAGLRLDREAALYLAEVFGPDLTGIAGELNKLALLDGPLTADLVRRVVGREPPGDTFAMLGAATGGRPGEAVTHLRRLLASGEDPFRLLGAVVWQYGLVARCVALLQEEGRVTEAGAAQRLGLKPYSAKKALEVARRLNESRIRAHLTRILDAEVAMKRGLDPAAVLERLIVQLSV, from the coding sequence ATGCCCCTGATGGCCTTTAGCGGCAACCGCTTTCTGGCGGAGGAGGCGTTGCGGGACACCCTGATGGCCCGGGGCCTTTCTCCCCGCGACCTGCCGCGTCTTGCGGGCGAGGAGGTCACCGCCGACACCATCGCGCCGCTTCTGGCACCCAGCCTCTTTGGAGATGGGGGCGTGATCGTGGACCTGGCGGGGACCAAACCCGACAAGGCCCTGCTGGAGCTGCTGGCGTCCGCACCCGTCACGGTGGCGGTGCTTGATGAGGCGCCGCCCGCCGGCCGGGTCAAGCTGTACGAGTCGCGCGGCGAGCATTATCCCTCGGCTGCGCCGCAAAAAACAGGGGACGTGGCGGGGTGGGCGGCGCAGCGTGCCCGCCGTGCGGGCCTCCGCCTCGACCGGGAGGCCGCGTTGTACCTCGCGGAGGTGTTTGGCCCGGACCTCACTGGGATTGCCGGGGAGCTTAATAAGCTTGCCCTGCTGGACGGCCCCCTGACGGCAGACCTCGTGCGCCGGGTGGTGGGCCGCGAACCGCCCGGCGACACCTTTGCCATGCTGGGCGCCGCGACGGGTGGCCGTCCCGGCGAGGCCGTCACGCACCTGCGCCGCCTGCTCGCAAGTGGTGAGGATCCCTTTCGGCTGCTGGGGGCCGTGGTGTGGCAGTACGGCTTGGTGGCCCGCTGCGTCGCCCTCCTTCAGGAGGAGGGCCGCGTGACCGAGGCGGGGGCGGCCCAGCGCCTGGGCCTCAAGCCCTACTCGGCCAAAAAAGCCCTGGAGGTGGCCCGCCGCCTCAATGAGAGCAGGATTCGCGCGCATCTCACCCGCATCCTCGACGCGGAGGTGGCCATGAAGCGCGGGCTCGATCCAGCGGCCGTGTTGGAGCGCTTGATTGTGCAGCTCAGCGTGTAG
- a CDS encoding YkgJ family cysteine cluster protein has protein sequence MTHSSPPPPSPTTRVTAAVERGYAAYTRRAQAWTARYQERGGRVYCGAGCFACCNMPIRVSLAEALVTAQALSEEEAARVETHARRVLRNARTAPNEGVYVERHRTEVGFCPLLDPASGGCTRYDVRPTRCRDTFSALPARYCEAGAWEAMTRREREQYQREVRRTPGTDGELHFIAPLEHLSEPIWAAAARAMRTEWGLEAWGDFWVLTTLARDAAFIDRVAQGDARGAWRVAKAAGLAHPTVLDIG, from the coding sequence GTGACGCATTCTTCCCCCCCTCCCCCCTCCCCCACCACCCGGGTGACCGCCGCAGTCGAGCGGGGCTACGCGGCCTACACGCGGCGGGCACAGGCGTGGACGGCGCGTTACCAGGAACGGGGCGGGCGCGTGTACTGCGGCGCGGGCTGCTTCGCGTGCTGCAACATGCCCATCCGCGTGAGCCTCGCCGAAGCCCTGGTGACCGCCCAGGCCCTCTCAGAGGAGGAGGCGGCCCGTGTGGAGACGCACGCCCGGAGGGTGCTGCGCAACGCCCGCACCGCCCCGAACGAGGGCGTGTACGTGGAGCGCCACCGCACGGAGGTCGGCTTCTGCCCACTGCTCGATCCTGCCAGCGGCGGCTGCACCCGCTACGACGTGCGGCCTACCCGTTGCCGCGACACGTTCAGCGCACTCCCCGCTCGGTACTGCGAGGCAGGAGCGTGGGAGGCCATGACCCGCCGCGAGCGCGAGCAGTATCAACGGGAAGTCCGCCGCACCCCGGGCACCGACGGCGAACTGCACTTTATCGCGCCGCTGGAACACCTCTCCGAACCCATCTGGGCCGCCGCAGCCAGGGCGATGCGCACCGAGTGGGGCCTGGAAGCCTGGGGAGACTTCTGGGTCTTGACGACGCTGGCGCGGGACGCAGCCTTTATAGACCGGGTGGCCCAGGGCGACGCGCGGGGGGCCTGGCGTGTGGCCAAGGCAGCCGGTCTCGCGCACCCCACGGTCCTGGACATCGGCTGA
- a CDS encoding OmpH family outer membrane protein produces the protein MKINAKALAPLAVVAAFGLGTVVPHAQTTPQKIGFVDVQKLLSAHPNDKDIKAIQQKANAELSDLEKQIQAIDAKGAQATAADKDRRAQLLSTAQAKAKSYDTQLQPKVQAVEKAVDAAVSSAAKANGFGIVMDRNVAAASGLVIYADASTELTDAALKALKP, from the coding sequence ATGAAGATCAACGCCAAAGCCCTCGCCCCGCTCGCTGTTGTGGCCGCTTTCGGTCTGGGGACGGTGGTGCCGCACGCCCAGACGACGCCGCAGAAGATCGGCTTCGTGGACGTGCAGAAACTGCTGTCTGCACACCCCAACGACAAGGACATCAAGGCCATCCAGCAAAAGGCCAACGCCGAACTGAGTGATCTTGAGAAGCAGATTCAGGCCATTGACGCCAAGGGTGCCCAGGCGACCGCCGCCGACAAGGACCGGCGGGCCCAACTGCTGAGCACCGCGCAGGCCAAGGCCAAGAGCTATGACACCCAGCTTCAGCCCAAGGTTCAGGCCGTCGAAAAGGCTGTCGATGCCGCAGTTAGCAGTGCCGCCAAGGCGAACGGCTTCGGCATCGTGATGGACCGCAACGTCGCTGCGGCCAGCGGCCTGGTGATCTACGCCGACGCCAGCACGGAACTGACGGACGCCGCGCTCAAGGCGCTTAAGCCCTAA
- a CDS encoding electron transfer flavoprotein subunit beta/FixA family protein produces MKILTLVRQVPDAEARVKISGQQVDLEGATLVIDGMDEYGVEEALRLRENGGTVEEIVALAVGPKRVEDALRTALAMGVDRAIHVETEEKLDPIALSSVVAQVAQAEGVSLILVGGQEADWDSQALGAATAERLGWPQLTWTNELRLEGETLTGRHDVDDGNESFRASLPAVVTTQQGLNEPRYPTLPNIMKAKKKELRKDDLASYGVQPRVRVVNSEIQTRARLNRMIDGKDPQAAAQQLLDLLRNEAKVIA; encoded by the coding sequence ATGAAGATCCTGACCCTAGTTCGTCAAGTCCCCGACGCCGAAGCCCGCGTCAAGATCAGCGGCCAGCAGGTTGACCTGGAGGGGGCGACCCTCGTGATTGACGGCATGGACGAGTACGGGGTGGAAGAAGCCCTGCGCCTGCGCGAGAACGGCGGGACCGTTGAGGAGATCGTCGCCCTGGCCGTTGGCCCCAAACGGGTGGAGGACGCCCTAAGGACCGCGCTGGCGATGGGCGTGGACCGCGCCATTCACGTGGAGACCGAAGAAAAGCTCGATCCCATCGCCCTGAGCAGCGTGGTCGCGCAGGTCGCGCAGGCCGAAGGCGTCAGCCTGATCCTGGTGGGCGGACAGGAAGCGGACTGGGACAGCCAGGCGCTGGGAGCCGCGACCGCCGAACGCCTGGGCTGGCCGCAGCTCACCTGGACGAACGAGCTGCGGCTGGAAGGGGAGACCCTGACGGGTCGCCACGACGTGGATGACGGCAACGAGAGCTTTCGCGCGAGCTTGCCCGCCGTGGTGACCACCCAGCAGGGCCTCAACGAGCCGCGTTACCCTACGCTGCCCAACATCATGAAGGCGAAGAAAAAGGAACTCCGCAAGGACGACCTCGCCAGCTACGGCGTGCAGCCTAGGGTACGGGTGGTCAACAGTGAGATCCAGACGCGCGCGCGCCTGAACCGAATGATCGACGGCAAGGACCCCCAGGCTGCCGCCCAGCAGCTGCTCGACCTCCTGCGCAACGAAGCCAAGGTGATTGCATGA
- a CDS encoding carboxymuconolactone decarboxylase family protein, whose protein sequence is MENPTDPKAPGVARTQIFGLQEERILQRLAALDPDLMRYVRDFAYDTVYERPGLDLKTKELIACALLVSLGSPEELRTHLRGALRAGATEQEVREALLLCVPYLGFPRVVAAFTQLQALLNSQTKPPTREG, encoded by the coding sequence ATGGAGAACCCCACTGATCCCAAAGCGCCTGGCGTTGCCCGTACCCAGATTTTTGGGTTGCAGGAAGAACGTATTCTCCAGCGCCTCGCAGCCCTGGACCCGGACTTGATGCGGTACGTGCGCGACTTCGCCTACGACACCGTGTACGAGCGGCCTGGTCTGGACCTGAAGACCAAGGAGCTGATCGCCTGCGCCCTGCTGGTGTCCCTGGGGAGCCCCGAGGAACTCCGCACGCACCTGCGCGGAGCGCTGCGGGCCGGGGCCACCGAACAGGAGGTGCGCGAGGCACTGCTGCTGTGCGTGCCGTACCTGGGGTTCCCGCGGGTGGTGGCGGCCTTCACGCAGCTTCAGGCGTTGCTCAATAGCCAAACAAAACCCCCCACCCGCGAGGGGTGA
- the upp gene encoding uracil phosphoribosyltransferase gives MVTVVTHPLVQHKLSLMRDVRTGVKEFRELAAELSMLLAYEAMRDLELEPAHLQTPLRAGDFPMLSGKKLALVAILRAGLIMTDAIVNLVPAAKVGHIGLYRDPQTLLPVAYYNKLPADIAERRVFLTDPMLATGGSASAAIASLKLAGAQSIKLMTILAAPEGIAIVERDHPEVDIVTAAVDEGLNDHGYIVPGLGDAGDRIYGTK, from the coding sequence ATGGTTACGGTCGTCACCCATCCGCTCGTTCAACACAAGCTTTCCCTGATGCGCGACGTGCGCACGGGGGTCAAGGAGTTTCGAGAACTCGCCGCCGAGCTGTCCATGCTGCTCGCCTATGAGGCGATGCGTGACCTTGAACTGGAGCCGGCCCACCTGCAAACCCCCCTTCGGGCGGGTGACTTTCCGATGCTCAGCGGCAAGAAGCTCGCGCTGGTCGCCATCCTGCGCGCGGGGCTCATCATGACGGACGCCATCGTGAACCTGGTGCCGGCGGCCAAGGTCGGGCATATCGGCCTGTACCGCGATCCTCAGACGCTTCTGCCCGTGGCGTACTACAACAAGTTGCCCGCCGACATCGCCGAACGCCGAGTCTTTCTGACGGATCCCATGCTCGCCACGGGTGGCAGCGCGTCGGCGGCCATCGCGTCCCTCAAGCTGGCCGGGGCGCAGAGCATCAAGCTCATGACGATCCTGGCCGCGCCCGAAGGAATCGCCATCGTGGAACGCGATCATCCCGAAGTGGACATCGTGACCGCCGCGGTCGATGAGGGCCTTAACGATCACGGCTACATCGTGCCGGGCCTGGGCGACGCCGGGGACCGCATCTACGGAACGAAGTAG
- a CDS encoding phospholipase A2: protein MRPLLLLGLSGVLLGCAPTQFRVEASPQGTDSRLAVVKRLGWGTPEAFRAARTTLEPLWPDLVWQGNGCSAPEGLGLGYRNVFAPACEVHDFAYDNLRVLEPTAANRRASDDAFYANMRAICARRLLAAQPACFSAAAAYYAAVRLRGHTRFAPGT from the coding sequence TTGCGCCCGCTCCTGCTGCTCGGCCTTTCCGGCGTGCTGCTGGGCTGCGCGCCCACCCAGTTCCGGGTGGAGGCCTCGCCCCAGGGCACTGATTCCCGGCTGGCCGTGGTCAAGCGGCTTGGCTGGGGCACGCCCGAAGCGTTCCGGGCAGCGCGAACCACGCTGGAGCCGCTCTGGCCCGACCTGGTCTGGCAGGGCAACGGGTGCAGCGCTCCCGAGGGCCTGGGCTTGGGCTACCGGAACGTGTTTGCCCCCGCCTGCGAGGTCCACGACTTCGCCTACGACAACCTGCGGGTGTTGGAACCGACCGCCGCGAACCGCCGGGCGAGCGACGACGCCTTTTACGCCAACATGAGGGCCATCTGTGCCCGCAGGCTCCTGGCCGCCCAGCCCGCTTGCTTCTCGGCGGCGGCCGCCTACTATGCGGCGGTGCGTCTGCGCGGGCACACGCGGTTCGCGCCCGGTACCTGA
- a CDS encoding serine/threonine-protein kinase has product MDRVHRRSDSSLLGTQAGGCARVLGVRGGVQSEVGEWNGRVAFIKSLLTDDPEVALRFEHEGQIAEELSHPLVVPLLARTPRQLVFPFVAGGTLRERVERGPLLTAEALSVTCGVLRAVAHLHARGVTHHDLKPENVLLVGGRARAEQVRLIDFGMSHSRALPTDVHSGTRMGTPHFMAPEQFWGRRGDPRSDLYSVGVLLFDCLAGCPPYEDALGWLVGVSQERAPLPGPPELHPLLEAALSRDPADRPQSALEMQAQLQAAARALGLEALCP; this is encoded by the coding sequence ATGGACCGCGTGCACAGACGTTCTGACTCGTCTCTGTTGGGCACCCAGGCTGGCGGGTGCGCGCGCGTGCTGGGGGTACGCGGCGGCGTGCAGAGCGAGGTGGGCGAGTGGAATGGGCGGGTGGCCTTTATCAAGTCGCTGCTCACCGACGACCCAGAGGTTGCCCTGCGCTTCGAGCACGAAGGTCAGATCGCAGAAGAGCTCAGCCATCCTCTGGTGGTGCCGCTGCTCGCCCGGACGCCCCGCCAACTCGTCTTCCCGTTTGTGGCTGGCGGCACGCTGCGCGAACGGGTGGAGCGCGGTCCCCTCCTGACAGCCGAAGCCCTCAGCGTGACGTGCGGCGTGCTGAGGGCCGTCGCGCACCTGCACGCGCGGGGGGTGACGCACCATGACCTCAAGCCCGAAAACGTCCTGCTGGTTGGTGGTCGGGCGCGGGCCGAGCAGGTGCGCCTGATCGACTTCGGCATGAGCCACTCGCGGGCGCTGCCCACCGATGTCCACAGCGGTACCCGGATGGGCACGCCGCACTTTATGGCCCCTGAGCAGTTCTGGGGCCGTCGAGGTGACCCGCGCAGCGACCTGTATTCCGTCGGGGTGCTGCTGTTTGACTGCCTGGCCGGGTGCCCGCCCTACGAGGACGCCCTGGGCTGGCTGGTGGGCGTCTCCCAGGAGCGGGCCCCTCTCCCTGGTCCGCCGGAACTCCATCCCCTCCTGGAGGCCGCCCTGAGCCGCGATCCGGCGGATCGCCCGCAAAGCGCCCTGGAGATGCAGGCCCAGCTTCAGGCTGCCGCCCGCGCGCTGGGGTTGGAGGCTCTATGCCCCTGA
- a CDS encoding HD domain-containing phosphohydrolase translates to MFRRSRPQPAPTPGPDSRSSAGTPLRETPDAAQVLGDLLARPDPESLLQGALAHAVALLDGQAQGYAVLRRSQDRVAAVFGYPETLVGLALQGPWAGARPRLLTDGSRELYSLNPPEVREQLDRAGLRSVSLTLVVPLADRGRTLGALVLDRTAPANPTPEQQEAVTRWGGMVAPLLALMDSRDEWRQTARQVASALVEAVESREFDALGHAQAVAETAVRLGRAVGLVERELEELWYAATLHDLGKIHGEAGHAQVGANFLHDIPHLAQAQKAIRHHHERWDGQGEPAGLAGEDIPLYARILAVADTAVRLGDLERVRAQAGQSLDPRLVELLERLPLDRAQG, encoded by the coding sequence GTGTTCCGTCGCTCTCGTCCGCAGCCCGCGCCGACGCCCGGGCCCGACTCCCGTTCCTCCGCCGGCACGCCGCTCAGAGAGACTCCCGACGCGGCGCAGGTGCTGGGCGACCTGCTCGCCCGCCCCGATCCGGAGAGCCTGCTTCAAGGTGCCCTCGCCCATGCCGTCGCCCTGCTGGACGGACAGGCGCAGGGCTACGCCGTTCTGCGGCGCAGTCAGGACCGCGTCGCCGCGGTGTTTGGGTATCCTGAAACGTTGGTCGGCTTGGCCCTGCAAGGCCCCTGGGCGGGCGCGCGGCCTCGTCTGCTCACCGATGGCAGCCGCGAACTGTACAGCCTGAATCCTCCGGAGGTGCGGGAGCAGCTGGACCGGGCCGGTCTGCGCAGCGTGTCCCTCACCCTGGTGGTGCCGCTGGCCGACCGTGGCCGCACCCTGGGCGCGCTTGTGCTGGACCGAACCGCCCCCGCAAACCCGACCCCCGAGCAGCAAGAAGCGGTGACGCGGTGGGGCGGAATGGTCGCGCCGTTGCTGGCGCTGATGGACTCGCGTGATGAGTGGCGGCAGACCGCCCGGCAGGTGGCCAGCGCGCTGGTCGAGGCTGTCGAGAGCCGGGAGTTTGACGCGCTGGGACACGCTCAGGCGGTGGCGGAGACGGCGGTGCGCCTGGGCCGCGCCGTGGGCCTGGTCGAGCGTGAGCTGGAAGAACTGTGGTACGCCGCCACCCTGCACGACCTGGGCAAGATTCACGGGGAGGCTGGTCACGCCCAGGTGGGCGCGAACTTCCTGCACGACATTCCGCATCTCGCGCAGGCGCAAAAGGCGATCCGGCATCACCACGAACGCTGGGACGGCCAGGGCGAACCCGCCGGGCTGGCCGGAGAGGATATTCCCCTGTATGCCCGCATTCTGGCGGTAGCGGACACCGCCGTACGGCTCGGAGACCTGGAGCGCGTCCGGGCCCAGGCCGGCCAGAGCCTCGATCCCCGCCTGGTCGAGCTGCTGGAAAGGCTGCCGCTCGACCGGGCTCAGGGCTAG
- a CDS encoding aminoglycoside phosphotransferase family protein, which translates to MTPGGLPTHRFPVLEARFGPLTPVDAGMQSRVYTTSAGDLVVKVYRNQQGEHRLEAQNMRRAQLGAWVVDTVEADGIEALIMRRFPGHPLRAADIPAALPRLREILAALHRDRQGCVDLRRLRERLKRFRSALAAYPLDDLFDAVELPLERGLLDQPAAFCHLDLWHDNILISASGEVLVIDWTKAGWDDPLRDLALLKTGTLDLLSPEASLNAALTFLPDHTPPTLTRLRAYLAHTYLHDLYWFLMNEPYEFDRQRQLKLPRARHVLARLPAASP; encoded by the coding sequence GTGACTCCGGGCGGCCTGCCAACCCACCGTTTTCCTGTGCTGGAAGCCCGTTTCGGTCCTCTGACTCCGGTGGACGCGGGCATGCAGAGCCGGGTCTACACCACTTCGGCCGGTGACCTGGTGGTGAAGGTGTACCGCAACCAGCAGGGTGAACACCGCCTCGAAGCGCAGAACATGCGCCGCGCTCAGCTGGGTGCCTGGGTGGTGGATACCGTGGAGGCTGACGGGATCGAGGCGCTTATCATGCGGCGCTTTCCGGGCCATCCGCTGCGAGCGGCCGATATTCCCGCGGCGCTTCCCCGCCTGCGCGAGATTCTGGCCGCACTCCACCGCGACCGGCAGGGCTGTGTGGACCTGCGGCGGCTGCGCGAGCGCCTGAAACGGTTTCGCAGCGCCCTGGCGGCCTATCCCCTTGACGACCTGTTCGACGCGGTGGAGCTGCCGTTGGAGCGCGGCCTGCTCGACCAGCCCGCGGCGTTTTGTCACCTCGACCTGTGGCACGACAACATCCTGATTTCTGCGAGTGGCGAGGTGCTGGTGATCGACTGGACCAAGGCGGGCTGGGACGACCCGCTGCGTGACCTGGCCCTGCTGAAAACCGGCACCCTGGACCTCCTCAGCCCTGAAGCCAGCCTGAACGCGGCCCTGACGTTTCTGCCCGACCACACGCCCCCGACCCTCACCCGGCTGCGGGCCTACCTCGCCCACACCTATCTGCACGACCTGTACTGGTTTTTGATGAATGAGCCCTACGAGTTCGACCGTCAGCGGCAGCTCAAGCTCCCCCGCGCGCGGCACGTGCTGGCTCGTCTCCCGGCAGCGTCGCCGTGA